A window of Longimicrobium sp. contains these coding sequences:
- a CDS encoding DNA alkylation repair protein has translation MIPISPTTADADGLLPRLRAALAAAGDPATAEGARAYMKSAMPYHGVKATPQRAIFRQLFAEVELATAEAWRAAVLGLWRDAEFREERYAALRLAGDRRFARFQTLDALPMYEEIVVTGAWWDYVDDVAAHRLPVLLRRFPGEMRREMLAWSRGGDIWKRRAAILCQLPLKRDTDLDLLERCIEPSLGRAEFWLRKAIGWALRQHARTDPGWVMRYVREHAAELSPLSKREALKQLLRSGAADSIP, from the coding sequence ATGATCCCCATATCTCCAACGACCGCTGACGCCGATGGGCTCCTTCCGCGCCTGCGCGCCGCGCTCGCCGCCGCGGGCGACCCGGCCACGGCGGAGGGCGCGCGGGCGTACATGAAGTCCGCGATGCCGTACCACGGCGTGAAGGCCACGCCGCAGCGCGCCATCTTCCGCCAGCTGTTCGCGGAGGTGGAGCTGGCGACGGCGGAGGCGTGGCGCGCGGCGGTGCTGGGTCTCTGGCGCGATGCCGAGTTCCGCGAGGAGCGCTACGCCGCGCTCCGGCTGGCGGGCGACCGGCGCTTCGCCCGCTTCCAGACGCTGGATGCGCTGCCGATGTACGAGGAGATCGTCGTCACCGGCGCGTGGTGGGACTATGTGGACGACGTGGCGGCGCACCGCCTTCCCGTGCTCCTCCGCCGCTTTCCCGGCGAGATGCGGCGCGAGATGCTGGCCTGGAGCCGCGGCGGCGACATCTGGAAGCGCCGCGCGGCCATCCTCTGCCAGCTCCCGCTGAAGCGCGACACGGACCTGGACCTGCTCGAGCGCTGCATCGAGCCGTCGCTCGGGCGCGCGGAATTCTGGCTGCGCAAGGCGATCGGCTGGGCGCTGCGCCAGCACGCGCGCACCGATCCCGGCTGGGTGATGCGCTACGTCCGCGAGCACGCCGCGGAGCTCAGCCCCCTCAGCAAGCGCGAGGCGCTGAAGCAGCTGCTCCGGAGCGGCGCGGCCGACTCGATCCCGTGA
- the msrA gene encoding peptide-methionine (S)-S-oxide reductase MsrA gives MPDREVATLAGGCFWCLEAVYEQLRGVEKVVSGYAGGSVPNPDYHSVCTGRTGHAEVVQVTFDPAEVSYREILEVFFTIHDPTTPNRQGADVGTQYRSAVFTHSPEQEQTAREVIQDLEAEGVWENPIVTQIEPLAQFYAAEDYHQHYFARNPGQGYCQVVIAPKVARFRQKYLSRLQSA, from the coding sequence ATGCCCGATAGAGAAGTCGCCACGCTGGCGGGGGGATGCTTCTGGTGCCTGGAGGCGGTGTACGAGCAGCTGCGCGGCGTGGAGAAGGTGGTGAGCGGGTATGCGGGCGGGAGCGTGCCGAACCCGGACTACCACAGCGTCTGCACCGGCCGGACGGGGCACGCGGAGGTGGTGCAGGTCACCTTCGACCCGGCCGAGGTGAGCTACCGCGAGATCCTGGAGGTGTTCTTCACCATCCACGACCCCACCACGCCTAACCGCCAGGGCGCCGACGTGGGCACGCAGTACCGCTCGGCCGTCTTCACCCACTCGCCGGAGCAGGAGCAGACCGCGCGCGAGGTGATCCAGGACCTGGAGGCCGAGGGCGTGTGGGAGAACCCCATCGTCACGCAGATCGAGCCGCTGGCGCAGTTCTACGCGGCCGAGGACTACCACCAGCACTACTTCGCCCGCAACCCGGGCCAGGGCTACTGCCAGGTGGTGATCGCGCCCAAGGTGGCCAGGTTCCGCCAGAAGTACCTGTCGCGTTTGCAAAGCGCCTGA
- a CDS encoding HD domain-containing protein, whose amino-acid sequence MRDQSPLPNADERGADPSAAALLRFFHLAGRLKDTPRAGWALRGISAPESVAEHSFRTALLALVLAPRAAPPLDVPRCVAMAVVHDLAESLVGDITPYDNVPADEKRRREEAAMLRLAALAGDDSLAALWREYDAAESPEARFVKELDKLETAFQAAEYEQRGDAPPGALDEFRANADARLTSPVPRALLDALRRESAEVRECGSALDRRAPAPGGGDGG is encoded by the coding sequence ATGCGGGACCAATCTCCCCTTCCCAACGCAGACGAGCGCGGCGCCGATCCGTCGGCCGCCGCGCTGCTGCGCTTCTTCCACCTGGCCGGGCGCCTGAAGGACACGCCGCGCGCTGGCTGGGCGCTGCGCGGCATCTCCGCTCCCGAATCCGTAGCCGAGCACTCCTTCCGCACCGCGCTGCTGGCGCTGGTGCTGGCCCCGCGCGCCGCGCCGCCGCTGGACGTGCCGCGCTGCGTGGCCATGGCCGTGGTGCACGACCTGGCCGAATCGCTCGTCGGCGACATCACCCCCTACGACAACGTACCCGCAGATGAGAAGCGCCGCCGCGAGGAAGCGGCGATGCTGCGGCTGGCCGCGCTCGCCGGCGACGACTCGCTGGCCGCGCTCTGGCGCGAGTACGACGCGGCCGAATCGCCCGAAGCGCGCTTCGTGAAGGAGCTGGACAAGCTCGAAACCGCATTCCAGGCCGCCGAATACGAGCAGCGGGGGGATGCGCCTCCCGGCGCGCTGGACGAGTTCCGGGCGAACGCCGACGCGCGCCTCACCTCGCCCGTTCCCCGCGCGCTGCTGGACGCGCTCCGCCGGGAAAGTGCGGAAGTGCGGGAGTGCGGAAGTGCGCTGGACCGGCGCGCGCCCGCGCCGGGGGGTGGGGACGGGGGATGA
- the infA gene encoding translation initiation factor IF-1, with the protein MAKQESIEMEGVVKEVLPDRRYRVELPNGHEVLAYGAGKMAKFRIRVLEGDRVTLAISPYDLSKGRITYRHK; encoded by the coding sequence ATGGCGAAGCAGGAATCGATCGAGATGGAGGGGGTGGTGAAGGAGGTCCTGCCGGATCGCCGTTACCGCGTCGAGCTTCCCAACGGCCACGAGGTGCTGGCCTACGGCGCGGGGAAGATGGCCAAGTTCCGCATCCGGGTGCTGGAAGGCGACCGCGTGACGCTCGCCATCAGCCCGTACGATCTCTCGAAGGGGCGGATTACCTACCGGCACAAGTGA